AGAGGCCAGCGGCGCGGTGGCTGGCCCCTTGAGGCCCGCGGGGCGGGCCACCGGTTTCAGGGTCGGCGCGGTCTCAAGGCAGGCAGGCAAAAACGCCAGCCCCAGAAGGGCCAGCGCAAATCGTGCCGGTCGTGTGAGACCCGCCAATGCCATATCAGCCCGCGTCAGGTGCGGCTGTGCCGACGGTGTCGCCCAGCCCGGTTTTGCGGGCCTTGGCCGAGGCGAGGGTGTCGCGCAGATCGGCTTCCATTTTCTTGAGGTCTTCCTCGGCGGCGGCGCGGCGGGCTTTGCCCTCGTCCGCGATCTGGAGAGATTCCTCGATGGTGCCGATCAGATCGGCGTTGGCCTGTTTCACCGCTTCGATGTCGAACACGCCGCGCTCCATTTCCTCGCGCACGATCTTGTTGCTTTCGCGCAGGTTCTTGGCGTTGGCGGTCAGGAGTTCGTTGGTGAGGTCATTGGCCTCGCGCACGGCGATTGCGGCCTCGGCCGAGCGTTGGATGGTCACGGCCTGAGCCAGTTGGGTTTCCCAAAGCGGCACGGTGTTCACAAGGGTCGAGTTGATCTTGGTCACCAGCGACTTGTCGTTTTCCTGCACCAGCCGGATGGAGGGCAGGGATTGCATTGTCACCTGACGGGTGAGTTTGAGGTCATGCACCCGGCGTTCAAGGTCGTCACGCGCGGCGCGGATGTCGCGCAACTCTTGCGCTTTCATCACCTGATCGGCCTCGGGGGCGGCCTGAACCTCGGCTTCCTTGGCGGGGATGTCGACCTCATCAAGGACGCGCAGTTTCTCTTCGCCGGCGGCGATATAGAGCGCGAGTTCGTCATAGAAGGTCAGGGTTTTTTCATAGAGCAGGTCGAGCGATTTGATGTCTTTCAACAGCACGGTTTCGTGGCTGTGGAGGTTGTCCGTCACCTTGTCGATCTGTCCCTGAATGGTTTCAAACCGGGCGGTGAATTTGGCGAAGGGCGCGGCGCGGCCCAAGAGGCGCTCCCACCATGTGCGTTTGCGGCGCACGTCGAGTTCGGAGACCGAAAAGCCGCGAATGGTGGTGACGATGGAACGCAGGCTGTCGCCCGCCGGGCCGACATCCTTGTTGCGCACGCCGTTGAGCATGGCTTGGGAGATCTCTTGCAATTCGGCCTGCGCCGCAGAGCCGAAGTTCACGATCGACCCGGTGTCGGTCATGTCGAGTTCATCCATGCGGGCGGTGATTTCCTTGGACACGGTTTTGTTGGCCTTGGCCAGAGGCACGACATCGTCGGCGGCTTTGGGCTCAGGGAGGATCACGGCGTTGACCTCTTCGACCAGAGCGAGCGTGTCGGCAGCTTTTTGTTGAATGGTGGTGGACATATGCGGTTCCTTTGGCAAATTCGATGATGATTAACGGTCGAGCCGGATTCCTTCGCGGTCCAGACGATCACGCAGAACTTCGATTTCTACGGTCAGGTCGGAACGATCATCCAGCAAGAGGGCTTTGGTCTTGGCGTTGAAGCTTTCCTCGAGGTCGGTGAGCAGCATCATGTAGTCAGAGCGCGCGGCGCGGTCGCGGTCGCGGGCGTAGATGTCGGCGAATTTCACGGTCGCGTCGCGCGCGCCCTGTAGGTAGACGGACATATATTTGCGTGCGGCGGTGAGGTCACGCGGGTCTTCTTCGACGGTGCGCAAGAGTTCGCGCACTTTGCCCTGAAACCGCTCGACACGGGATTCGGCGTCGCGGTCGCTGGCGCGTTTGATGGCGTCGGACATGGCGGCGAGATGGGCTTCGGCCTGATCGACGTAACGGGCGACGCGGTCGGTCTGGAATTCATCGACGCCTTCCATGCCTTTGTTTTTCATCGGGTCGGGGCCGAAGGCAAAGAAATGCAGCGCGGTGCCGACGATGCCGTAGATCGCCGGTTCGATGATGGCCGTTTTGGCGGCGAACCCGGCGATGAACAGCCCCGCCCCGGTCAGGAGCGAGCCGAGGATTTTGCGCGGGACCGCCGGGCGGCGGGCGGCCTTGCGGGCGTCATAGGCTTCTTGCGCCAAGAGCCCTTCACGGGTGAGCCATGCCGCCAAAAGCAGTGTGCCCAAGGCGATAAGGTTCAACGCCAGCGCAGAGGCGCCATTGCCGAACGCGGCCCAGATCAGCGGCAGGGGCGCAAGGAGCAGAAGGTTGACGCGGCCACCGGCGCGGGTGCGCGTGGCGCCACGGAAGCTGCCTTGGTCGCTGTTGTTTTGCGGGTCGGAGGGATCGGGGCTGAACTTGCCCCCATAACGCTGTGCCATCATACGCCCCCTGCGATTGAGACGTAGAGGATGAGTATCACGAGCAGCACGAACGCCAGTTTTTGCAGTCCAGTTTCGGACATAGGCCCCCCAGATGACCGGATGTTACGGCAATCAACCTAAGAGATGCGGCGGCGCAGCGCTAGGGGGAAGATGGGGTGAGGTTTCCCGTCTTGTGTTGCGGACCTGTGTGGCGGTCTTGTCTTGCCTGCCTGAAACCAGAGCGTTCAGAGTGGTGCGTCGTTAGCGCAGCCGCCAATGTGACGCATTGGGTGCGCGTATTTGCGTGCGGCGGGCGGGGGCCATGGCGCCCCGCCCGTCGTGCGGTTAGTGGTTGGCCTTACGCTCGGAATTCAGCTTGCGGGAATAGCCCGATTGCAAGATTTCCACCGCAAAGAGCACGATAACCGAGAAATAGAAGGTGGATTTGGACATCGGCACCACTTCGTAGCCAAAGAAATGCAAGGCGAGCGTATCGTCGTGCATGGCGTGGGACGCGGCCTGTCCGGCCTCGCCCAGCAGAACGACACCGACGATCAGCAGGATGAACAGGCCGAGCACCTCATACATCCGGTTCTTTTCAAGGAAGGCAGTGACGCCATCCGCCAAGAGCAGCATCGCCGCCCCTGAGAGCAGGATCGCCGCGGCGAGGATCGGGAAGACATCGGTGATCGCGAGCGCCGAGAGCACCGAATCGAACGAGAAGATGAGGTTCATCATCACGATCAGGATCACCACTTGGGTGGCCGATTTGCCGGATTTCTGTTCCAGATCAGTGCCGAGGTGGTCGACCGAGAGCATGTGCGAAATCTCTTTCACCGCCGTGTAGATGATGAACACACCGCCGAAGATGAAGACGCAGGTGGCGAAGTTCACGCCGCCTTCGATGACGCCTTTCCAGTCGAACACATAGAAGGGTTCGGCCAGAGATTCGATCAGGCTGATCATCACGAAAAGCAGCACCACGCGCAGCGCGACGGCGATGATGATGCCCCAGAAGCGCACCGCCTTTTGATGCGCCACCGGCGCGCGTTGGGATTCGATTGAGATATAAAGCAGGTTATCGAAGCCCAGCACCGCCTGCAGAAAGCACAGCATCAGCAGGTTGCCCAGGTTCTCGATGGTCATCAGTTCGGCCAGCATGGTTGTTCCTCGTTACGAAAATCATGTTGTGGAAGGGTGTAGCGCAGCACGCAGGCGTTTGAAAACCACGCATTCGCGGAAAACGCAGAGAATGCGCGGGCGTTGCGGCGCGGGGTTGGGGCGTCGTGACACAGGAGAGCGGGCATCGCGGCGCAAGGGTGGGGGCGCTGCCCCCACACCCCCGGAGTATTTTCAGCAAGATGAAAGAGGGGGCCGGGTTTGGTTCTTGCTGGGTGGGGGGCTGGCCGTTTATTTGCGTCGGCGTTGGGGGGAGCGGCGGGGTTTGGCTTTGGCCTGTGGGCCCGGTTTTTCGCCGTTTTCGCCCTCCATCCCGAGTTGTTCCCGCAATACGCGGCCGCGCACTTCCTGCACTTCGCCTTGTTTGAGTTGGCCCAGTTGGAAGGGGCCGTAGGACGTGCGGATCAGGCGGTTGACGGTGAGGTTTACCGCCTCCATTGCGCGGCGCACCTCGCGGTTTTTGCCTTCGCGCAGGGCGACGGTGATCCAGGCGTTGGCGCCTTGTTGGCGATCGAGCGAGATGATCATCGGCTGGAAATGTTCGCCTTCGATGGTGATGCCGTCGCGCAGGGGGGCGAAGGTGTCTTCGGTCGGACGGCCATTGACGCGCACGCGGTAGCGGCGCAGCCAGCCGGTCGAGGGCAGTTCAAGCCGACGTTTCACCGCGCCATCGTTGGTGAGCAGCAGCAACCCTTCGGAATTGAGGTCGAGGCGTCCGACGCTCATCACGCGGGGCAGGTCGGCGGGCAGGTCGTCATAGATGGTCGGGCGGCCCTGTTCGTCACGGGTGGTGGTCACGAGGCCTGTGGGCTTGTGATAGAGCCAGAGACGCGCCGGTTCGGGCGCGTCGAGCGGCTTGCCATTCACGACGATCTTGTCCTTGTCGGTGACGTTGAGCGCGGCGCGGGTGATGACCTCGCCGTTCACGGTGACGCGGCCTTCGGTGATCATGCGTTCGGCTTCGCGGCGCGAGGCCACGCCGGCGCGGGCGATGACCTTGGCGATGCGGTCTCCGGGCGGGGTATCGGCGTTCGGCTTGGAGGGCGATTTTGCGTTCATGAGGAGGCAATAGCGGATTGGCGGCGGCGCGGGAAGGGGGTAAGGGGGGCGGCATGGAATTCAACGCACATATGCGCGCGGCTTTGGCCGAGGCAGAGGCCGCCGGAGAGCGCGGCGAAGTGCCTGTGGGAGCCGTTTTGGTGGCGCCCGACGGAAAGATCGTGGCGCGGGCGGGCAACCGCACGCGAGAGCAGAGCGATCCGAGTGCGCATGCCGAGATGCTGGTGATCCGGGCGCGTTGCGCCGAGTTGGGGAGCGAGCGGCTTCCGGGGCATGATCTTTACGTCACGCTGGAGCCTTGTGCGATGTGTGCCACGGTGATTTCGGCGGCGCGGATCAGGCGGTTGTATTACGGCGCGTCCGACCCCAAAAGCGGTGGGGTGGAGCATGGCGCGCGGGTCTTCATGCACCCGCAGGCGCATCATGTGCCGGAGGTTTATGACGGGATCGGTGGACGCGAGGCGGCGGCGCTTTTGCAGGCGTTTTTCGCCGCCCGGCGTTAGGTTTTTACACGGGCATTCAAAGCGTGATCGCCTTGAGAACCTGAGGTTCGATCACATCGACACCGGGCAGGCCCGCTTGCAAAACCTCGGCCGATTGTTCGAGCACGGGGAAGGTGCGGTAGTGGCCGGGGATCACGGTTTTGAAGTTGAAGTACCGTTTGGCGGCATAGGCCGCGCCCTTCATGTCCATGGTGAAATGGCCGCCCGCCGACAGGATGCCGATGTCGGGTTTATAATAGTCGCCCATCCAGTCCATATCGGCCATGATGTCGGTGTCGCCAGAGGCATAGAGCATATGCCCTTCGGAGGCGATCATGAAGCCGACTTCGGAACCTGCGGCCTTGGGGCCATCGGGGGAGCCGAAGCTGGAGGAATGCGAGGCCGGAACCATCGAGACGGCGACATTGCCGAGATCGACTGTGCCCCCTTTGTTGAAGCCGATGGTCTCGATGCCTTCATGCTCTTGATAGTGGCTCATGATGTCGTATTGCCCGACCGCAGGTACCGCCAATTTGCGCGTCAGATCAGTCAGATCAGCGACGTGATCGAAATGGCAATGGGTGAGCAGGATGTGGGTGGCGCCTGCTGTGGCGGCGTCGTGCTGGGCCTCGTTGAGCATCGGGTTGCCGGTGAGCCATGGGTCGATCAGCAAAACTTGCTCGCCGGTTTCAATGCGCCACGAGCCGTGGCCGAGCCAGATGATATTCATGTGTTCCCTCCCGTCGGAATCAATTCCTTTAGGTGAGGATAGCATCTGACCCTGAGGGCGCCAGTGGGGCAGGCTAATGTTTCCGGCCAACGTTTCGGGCCAATGTTTCGGGCCAGTGTTTTCGGCCTGCGTTTCGGGCCAATGGTGCCAGTGCTGTTGTGCGGGCAATGGCCGCTTGTCATCGCACGGGGCGGAGGGTAGGTGTGGGGCACCTCGGGGGGCCTGAACGGCGGTTCAGGCTGAGATGCAGCGCGATTTGCAGACCCGTTGAACCTGAACCGGTTAAGACCGGCGGAGGGAAGGTATCGGATCTCCCGATCTTGCTCCGCCCGTCGCAGATAAGGAGATGAGATGAGACATCTTGCATTTGCCGCGGGAGTTCTGGCCGCCACATCAGCAGTGGCCGAAACCCCAATTCTAACAGTCTATACCTATGACAGCTTCGTGGCCGATTGGGGCCCCGGACCCGCCGTTGAAAAGGCCTTTGAGGAGGGCTGCGGCTGCGATTTGCAATTCGTCAGCGCGGGTGATGGCGCAGCGCTTTTGGCGCGGCTCAAGCTGGAAGGGGCGCGCACGCAGGCCGATGTGGTTTTGGGGTTGGATACCAACCTGACCGCCGCTGCCGCCGCGACCGGGTTGTTTGCCGAACACGGCAAGACGCCAGTGGTGGATGTGCCCAATCCCTTTGGTGAGGCGGGAGCGTGGACCGATACGCATTTCCTGCCGTATGACTGGGGTTATTTCGCCTTTGTCCACGACAAAGAGAAGCTCCCCAACCCGCCGAAATCCTTCGAGGAATTGGCCAAATCGGATGTCAGCATAGTGATTCAGGACCCGCGGTCTTCGACGCCGGGTCTTGGTTTGTTGCTCTGGGTCAAAACCGTGCATGGCGACAAGGCAGGCGAGGTCTGGTCCGCGCTTGCCGACAATATCGTCACGGTGACGCCGGGCTGGTCCGAGGCGTATGGGCTGTTCCTTGAAGGCGAGGCGGATATGGTGCTGAGCTATACCACATCGCCGGCCTATCATCGGATCGCCGAGAGCGATGACGGCAAGGCGTTCGCGCCGTTTGGCCGCCATTACATGCAGATCGAAGTTGCCGGGAAAGTGGCCGGGACGGACCAGCCGGAGTTGGCCGACAAATTCCTTGATTTCATGCTGACCGATGCGTTTCAGAGCGTCATTCCGACGACCAACTGGATGTATCCGGCGATGACGCCAGAGGCGGGCCTGCCTGAGAAATTCGGCTCACCGCTTGATCCTGCGCTGGCGCTTTTGGCACCTGCGGGTGAGGTGGGTGCGCTGCGTAAGCAAGCGTTGGATGAATGGCTGAGCGCGCTGTCCAAATAGGCCAGCGTGCGATCTCTTGGGTCGCAGCGTGTTTCGTTGCGGCCCTGACGCTTGTGCCATTGGGCGCGGTGTTTTGGTCTGCCGACTCTATTGCCGGAGTATTAACGCGCGATTGGGGGACCGTACGGTTCACCGTTTTTCAGGCGTTTTTGTCGGCGTTGATTAGCGTTCTGCTGGCGGTGCCGGTGGCCAAGGCATTGGCAAGGCGTCGGTTTTTCGGGCGAAAGCTGTTGATTACGCTGCTGGGCGCGCCTTTTATCCTGCCGGTGATTGTCGCGGTTGTGGGGTTGTTGGCGGTGTTTGGCAGAAGCGGCATCGTTAACCAATTGCTTGGCGTGTTCGGGGCTGAGCCGATCTCGATCTACGGGCTAAAAGGCGTGGTGTTGGCGCATGTGTTTTTCAACCTGCCGCTGGCGACACGAATGATTTTGCAAGGCTGGCAGGCGATTCCCGGAGAGCGGTTTCGATTGGCCGCAACCTTGGGCATGACGCCATGGCAGGTGTCGCGAACGCTGGAATGGCCCATGCTGCGCAGTTTGGTGCCGGGCGCGGCGATGGTGATTTTCGTGCTGTGCCTAAGCAGTTTTGCCGTGGCGCTGACCCTCGGAGGCGGGCCGAGGGCGACGACGATTGAACTGGCGATTTACCAGTCTTTCCGGCTCGATTTTGATCTTGGCCGCGCGGCGATGCTGAGCATGGTGCAATTGGTGCTGGCGGGCGGTGCGGCGGCGGTGGCCTTGGCGTTGGCGGCCCCGGCGGGGTTTGGCGCAGGGCTGGACCGGGTGGTGCGCCGCTTTGAGGCGGAACGCGGCGCGGTCAGGGTGCTGGACGGGGTGGTATTGGTGGCGGCGGCGGGGTTTTTGTTGCTGCCTCTGGGCATGATCGTGTTGAGCGGGATCGCGGGCCTCGGCAGGGTTCCTGACGTGGTTTACGAGGCGGCGCTTGTGTCGCTTGGCATTGCGCTTGTGTCGACGGCCCTGACGGTTGGATTGGCGCTTGCGCTGGCGCGGCAGGGCGAGGTTTGGGGGTATCTCGGGCTAGCGATTTCGCCGATGGTGATCGGCACGGGCGCGTTCTTGATCCTGAACCCGGTGATTGATCCGCGGTTGGTGGCGTTGCCGGTGACAGCGACGGTTAACGCGTTGATGGCGTTGCCTTTTGCGGTGCGGATACTGGCACCCGAAATGCGAGCTATCGAGGCTGAATACGGCCGCTTGGCGGATAGCTTGGGCCTGTTTGGCTGGGCGCGGATGCGGTGGCTGATCCTTCCGAGGTTGCGCAAATCGCTGGGGTTTGCGGCGGGGTTGGCGGCGGCTTTGTCGATGGGCGACCTTGGGGTTGTGGCGCTTTTCGCGGCGCCGGATTGGGCGACGTTGCCGTTGCAGATGTACCGCTTGATGGGGGCGTATCAGATGCAGGCGGCGGCGGGGGCGGGCTTGATTTTGCTGTGTCTGAGCCTTGTTTTGTTCTGGATTTTCGATCGCGGAGGGCGCGTGGATGTTGACGCTTGAAAACCTGATGATCCGTCAGGGCGGGTTTGAAATGACGGCGAATTTGAGGGTTGCAGCTGGTGCATTGGTGGCGGTGATCGGGCCGTCAGGCGCGGGGAAATCAACGCTTCTGAATGCGGTGGCAGGGTTTATCGTGCCGCAGGGCGGACGGGTGCTGTGGGAAGGGCGCGAGATGACTGGGAATGCGCCGGGCGCGCGGCCTATTGCCATGTTATTTCAGGACAATAACCTGTTTCCGCATCTGAGCGTGGCGCAGAATGTGGCGCTGGGGGTCAACCCGTCGCTGCGGTTGAGCGCGGCGCAGAACAAGGCGGTGGCGGCAGCGTTAGAGCGCGTTGGCCTTGCGGCGATGGCGGCGCGCAAACCGGGGCAGCTTTCGGGTGGACAGCAAAGCCGCGCGGCCTTGGCGCGGGTATTGGTGCAGGGCAAGCCGCTGATTTTGCTAGACGAACCCTTCGCGGCGTTGGGGCCTGCGCTTAAGGTTGAGATGCTGGATCTGGTTGCGGAACTGGCGCGGGAAACCAAGGCGACCGTGCTTATGGTGAGCCATGATCCGCAGGATGCGCTGCGCTTTGCCGAGGCTGCGATTCTGGTGGCGGAGGGGCAGGCCAAAGCGCCAGAACCGGTGCGCGATTTGATGCAGAATCCGCCGCCCGCGTTAAGGGATTACCTCGGAAATTAACCAGATCGAAAGCAAGGTAAACGCCGCGCCGCGTCCCGAAAAGGGGGGGGACTTCCGGCTGACATCCGGCTGACTCCCGGCTGCCGTCCGGTGAGCAGTGGTTAACGCGGGTTAAGGTTAACTTTCTGCTGAGGGGGCAGGTCATCGTCGGCTGTCCAACGGATGGCCCGGTTTCTTTAATGGTCAAAATACCCAAATCCCTCGCCAGCAACGCGCGACAGCTTTCAGAAATGTATCAATGGCCTGTCCAAGTGCGCCGTCTTGGGCCGAGCGAAGCGAGGCCCCTCTGGCGACGCACGAAGTGCGGCGCAAAACCTCAGAGATCAGCCCGAACGCTCCTAGCGCAGGACACCGCTCTCAGTACAAAAGAAAACACCCCGCCGGTTCAGGGCGGGGCGTTTGATCTTGTCACGCGGTGCGGCCTAATCAGGCCTCTTCGTCGCGGTGCTTGTGGGGGTACCACAGCTTTTTGTTGGTGAGGTAGAGCAGCACCGACAGGATGGTCAGCATCAGCACACCGACAAAGCCCGCGTTCTGGCGCGCCATCATTTTCGGTTCGGCGGCCCACATCAGGAACGACGCGATGTCCATTGCTTCGTGGTGCAGTTCGGTCGAGTGGCCATCGGCGAATTCGACGTCGTCACCGTAAAGTGGCGGAGCCATTGCGATCCAGCCGCCGGGGAAGGCGGTGTTCTCGTAGAATGTGGTGCCGGCTTCCTCTTTCTCCTTGCCGGTGTAACCGGTCAGGATCGAGACGATGTATTCCGGGCCACCCATGCCTTTGACCAGCTGGTTGATGCCGGTGCCTTCGGGGCCGTGAAAGCCCGCGCGCGCCTTGGCCATCAGGCTGAGGTCGGGCGCTTTCGGGTCATTGCTTTCCGGGAAGTGGTCGACCGGTTTACGCGGCACTTCTTCGTCCAGTGCCGGGTCGTAGATGGTGAAGTTCTGGGCCGCATAGGCGCGGACCTGATCTTCGGGCAGGTGCGGCCCGCCTTCATCACCCAGCGTTCTGAGCGGCACGAATTTCATGCCGTGGCAGGACGCGCAGACCTCGGTATAGATCTGCAGCCCGCGCTGGAGTTGGTTCTGGTCGAATTTACCAAACGGTCCTTCGAAGGAGAATTGCACATCGTGGATGTGTCCTTCGTCGCCCGCGGCGCTGGCCAGCCCAGCCGAAAGGGCGAGGGCGGTAACTGCGGTGATCGCAAGTTTCTTCATCATTGGTCCCTTGTCCTTTCTTATTCAGCCGGTTTCGAGCCGTATTTGGCGTCGAAATCGTCTTCGATGGTGGCGGGTTGTGCCGTTGGTTTTTCGATCACGCCAAGCAGTGGCAGGATCACCAGGAAGTAGGCGAACCAATAGGCCGAAGCGATCAGAGCATAGGTCGCGTAAGGCTCTTCCGCTGGGCGCGCCCCGAGCCACATCAGCAGCACGAAGTCGATGACCAACAGGTAGAACCACCATTTGAACATCGGGCGGAAACGGCCCGAGCGCACACGCGATGTGTCGAGCCAAGGCACCAGCACCATCACGATGATCGCACCGAACATGGCAAGCACGCCGAAGAACTTCGCGTCAATGATGCCACCCGTGAGGGCCGAGGCCCATTGCACCACCCACACCTCGGACGTGAACGCCCGCAGGATCGCGTAGAACGGCAGGAAGTACCATTCGGGCACGATGTGTGCCGGTGTCGCCAGAGGGTTGGCTTCGATGTAGTTGTCGGGGTGGCCGAGGTAGTTCGGCATGAAGCCCACAACCGCAAAGAAGATCGCCAGGATCACGGCCAGCGCGAACAGGTCTTTGATCACGAAATAGGGCCAGAAGGGCAGGGTGTCTTTCTTGACCACGTCCTTGTTGTCGCGGCGCACTTCGACCCCTGTGGGGTTGTTGTTGCCGGTCGTATGGAAGGCCCAAATGTGCACCACAACCAGCGCCGCAATCACGAACGGCAGCAGGTAGTGCAGCGAAAAAAAGCGGTTCAGCGTGGCGTTATCCACCGCCGGTCCACCCAAGAGCCAGGTCTGGATCGGTTCGCCCACAAAGGGGATCGCGCCGAACAAGCCGGTGATCAC
This genomic window from Rhodobacteraceae bacterium D3-12 contains:
- the thiQ gene encoding thiamine ABC transporter ATP-binding protein codes for the protein MLTLENLMIRQGGFEMTANLRVAAGALVAVIGPSGAGKSTLLNAVAGFIVPQGGRVLWEGREMTGNAPGARPIAMLFQDNNLFPHLSVAQNVALGVNPSLRLSAAQNKAVAAALERVGLAAMAARKPGQLSGGQQSRAALARVLVQGKPLILLDEPFAALGPALKVEMLDLVAELARETKATVLMVSHDPQDALRFAEAAILVAEGQAKAPEPVRDLMQNPPPALRDYLGN
- a CDS encoding tellurium resistance protein TerC, producing MAELMTIENLGNLLMLCFLQAVLGFDNLLYISIESQRAPVAHQKAVRFWGIIIAVALRVVLLFVMISLIESLAEPFYVFDWKGVIEGGVNFATCVFIFGGVFIIYTAVKEISHMLSVDHLGTDLEQKSGKSATQVVILIVMMNLIFSFDSVLSALAITDVFPILAAAILLSGAAMLLLADGVTAFLEKNRMYEVLGLFILLIVGVVLLGEAGQAASHAMHDDTLALHFFGYEVVPMSKSTFYFSVIVLFAVEILQSGYSRKLNSERKANH
- a CDS encoding cytochrome c1, giving the protein MMKKLAITAVTALALSAGLASAAGDEGHIHDVQFSFEGPFGKFDQNQLQRGLQIYTEVCASCHGMKFVPLRTLGDEGGPHLPEDQVRAYAAQNFTIYDPALDEEVPRKPVDHFPESNDPKAPDLSLMAKARAGFHGPEGTGINQLVKGMGGPEYIVSILTGYTGKEKEEAGTTFYENTAFPGGWIAMAPPLYGDDVEFADGHSTELHHEAMDIASFLMWAAEPKMMARQNAGFVGVLMLTILSVLLYLTNKKLWYPHKHRDEEA
- a CDS encoding thiamine/thiamine pyrophosphate ABC transporter permease ThiP; translation: MAERAVQIGQRAISWVAACFVAALTLVPLGAVFWSADSIAGVLTRDWGTVRFTVFQAFLSALISVLLAVPVAKALARRRFFGRKLLITLLGAPFILPVIVAVVGLLAVFGRSGIVNQLLGVFGAEPISIYGLKGVVLAHVFFNLPLATRMILQGWQAIPGERFRLAATLGMTPWQVSRTLEWPMLRSLVPGAAMVIFVLCLSSFAVALTLGGGPRATTIELAIYQSFRLDFDLGRAAMLSMVQLVLAGGAAAVALALAAPAGFGAGLDRVVRRFEAERGAVRVLDGVVLVAAAGFLLLPLGMIVLSGIAGLGRVPDVVYEAALVSLGIALVSTALTVGLALALARQGEVWGYLGLAISPMVIGTGAFLILNPVIDPRLVALPVTATVNALMALPFAVRILAPEMRAIEAEYGRLADSLGLFGWARMRWLILPRLRKSLGFAAGLAAALSMGDLGVVALFAAPDWATLPLQMYRLMGAYQMQAAAGAGLILLCLSLVLFWIFDRGGRVDVDA
- the thiB gene encoding thiamine ABC transporter substrate binding subunit translates to MRHLAFAAGVLAATSAVAETPILTVYTYDSFVADWGPGPAVEKAFEEGCGCDLQFVSAGDGAALLARLKLEGARTQADVVLGLDTNLTAAAAATGLFAEHGKTPVVDVPNPFGEAGAWTDTHFLPYDWGYFAFVHDKEKLPNPPKSFEELAKSDVSIVIQDPRSSTPGLGLLLWVKTVHGDKAGEVWSALADNIVTVTPGWSEAYGLFLEGEADMVLSYTTSPAYHRIAESDDGKAFAPFGRHYMQIEVAGKVAGTDQPELADKFLDFMLTDAFQSVIPTTNWMYPAMTPEAGLPEKFGSPLDPALALLAPAGEVGALRKQALDEWLSALSK
- a CDS encoding 5-bromo-4-chloroindolyl phosphate hydrolysis family protein; the protein is MAQRYGGKFSPDPSDPQNNSDQGSFRGATRTRAGGRVNLLLLAPLPLIWAAFGNGASALALNLIALGTLLLAAWLTREGLLAQEAYDARKAARRPAVPRKILGSLLTGAGLFIAGFAAKTAIIEPAIYGIVGTALHFFAFGPDPMKNKGMEGVDEFQTDRVARYVDQAEAHLAAMSDAIKRASDRDAESRVERFQGKVRELLRTVEEDPRDLTAARKYMSVYLQGARDATVKFADIYARDRDRAARSDYMMLLTDLEESFNAKTKALLLDDRSDLTVEIEVLRDRLDREGIRLDR
- a CDS encoding nucleoside deaminase codes for the protein MEFNAHMRAALAEAEAAGERGEVPVGAVLVAPDGKIVARAGNRTREQSDPSAHAEMLVIRARCAELGSERLPGHDLYVTLEPCAMCATVISAARIRRLYYGASDPKSGGVEHGARVFMHPQAHHVPEVYDGIGGREAAALLQAFFAARR
- a CDS encoding toxic anion resistance protein, whose product is MSTTIQQKAADTLALVEEVNAVILPEPKAADDVVPLAKANKTVSKEITARMDELDMTDTGSIVNFGSAAQAELQEISQAMLNGVRNKDVGPAGDSLRSIVTTIRGFSVSELDVRRKRTWWERLLGRAAPFAKFTARFETIQGQIDKVTDNLHSHETVLLKDIKSLDLLYEKTLTFYDELALYIAAGEEKLRVLDEVDIPAKEAEVQAAPEADQVMKAQELRDIRAARDDLERRVHDLKLTRQVTMQSLPSIRLVQENDKSLVTKINSTLVNTVPLWETQLAQAVTIQRSAEAAIAVREANDLTNELLTANAKNLRESNKIVREEMERGVFDIEAVKQANADLIGTIEESLQIADEGKARRAAAEEDLKKMEADLRDTLASAKARKTGLGDTVGTAAPDAG
- the petB gene encoding cytochrome b; the protein is MSGIPHDHYEPKTAPEKWLHKRLNVVGLLYDTLMIPTPKNLNWWWIWGIVLAYCLVHMIVTGIILAMHYTPHVDYAFASVEHIMRDVRGGHMIRYLHMNGASLFFFAVYIHIFRGLFYGSYKAPREITWIVGMLIFLAMMATGFMGYVLPWGQMSFWGATVITGLFGAIPFVGEPIQTWLLGGPAVDNATLNRFFSLHYLLPFVIAALVVVHIWAFHTTGNNNPTGVEVRRDNKDVVKKDTLPFWPYFVIKDLFALAVILAIFFAVVGFMPNYLGHPDNYIEANPLATPAHIVPEWYFLPFYAILRAFTSEVWVVQWASALTGGIIDAKFFGVLAMFGAIIVMVLVPWLDTSRVRSGRFRPMFKWWFYLLVIDFVLLMWLGARPAEEPYATYALIASAYWFAYFLVILPLLGVIEKPTAQPATIEDDFDAKYGSKPAE
- a CDS encoding metal-dependent hydrolase, producing MNIIWLGHGSWRIETGEQVLLIDPWLTGNPMLNEAQHDAATAGATHILLTHCHFDHVADLTDLTRKLAVPAVGQYDIMSHYQEHEGIETIGFNKGGTVDLGNVAVSMVPASHSSSFGSPDGPKAAGSEVGFMIASEGHMLYASGDTDIMADMDWMGDYYKPDIGILSAGGHFTMDMKGAAYAAKRYFNFKTVIPGHYRTFPVLEQSAEVLQAGLPGVDVIEPQVLKAITL
- a CDS encoding rRNA pseudouridine synthase, whose amino-acid sequence is MNAKSPSKPNADTPPGDRIAKVIARAGVASRREAERMITEGRVTVNGEVITRAALNVTDKDKIVVNGKPLDAPEPARLWLYHKPTGLVTTTRDEQGRPTIYDDLPADLPRVMSVGRLDLNSEGLLLLTNDGAVKRRLELPSTGWLRRYRVRVNGRPTEDTFAPLRDGITIEGEHFQPMIISLDRQQGANAWITVALREGKNREVRRAMEAVNLTVNRLIRTSYGPFQLGQLKQGEVQEVRGRVLREQLGMEGENGEKPGPQAKAKPRRSPQRRRK